One part of the Epinephelus fuscoguttatus linkage group LG12, E.fuscoguttatus.final_Chr_v1 genome encodes these proteins:
- the LOC125898314 gene encoding reticulon-4 receptor-like 1 — protein sequence MFRRGYGGVELLLVLCGLDLSLPCPRHCICYTSPSTVSCQAHNFHAVPEGIPAQSERVFLQNNKIQRLLRGHFSPTTTMLWLYSNNISYIQPSTFHGFDRLEELDLGDNRHLKAVASDTFLGLGRLHALHLYHCGLISLPPGIFAGLHNLQYLYLQDNQLEFLEDDLFIDLLNLSHLFLHGNKLWSLRQNTFRGLGVLDRLLLHQNRIQWVDRQAFHDLRRLTTLYLFNNSLTELSGSSLTLLPALEYLRLNDNPWECDCKALSLWDWLRRFRGSTSSLICVSPPELAQKDLKSLKKEELPSCLSGEGHARGTPGREMEHGESLNHLNRHRNHHNHHQRPYLPHGDQYSLPSPSPLPRPPKGGRRNCTRRGRKAKGGLNEVQVLREGGEKDYAPDGSKYDLSGTGRRKNKCIPRTSVGPPIGVQRANNKAGSHFADYIFCLPPALLLSLISVILR from the exons GTTATGGTGGGGTGGAGCTACTGTTGGTGCTGTGTGGCCTGGATCTCTCTCTGCCCTGCCCTCGCCACTGCATCTGCTACACTTCACCTAGCACAGTCTCCTGCCAGGCCCACAACTTCCATGCCGTGCCCGAGGGCATCCCTGCCCAGAGCGAGCGCGTCTTCCTGCAGAACAACAAGATCCAGCGGCTGCTCCGCGGCCACTTCTCGCCCACCACCACCATGTTGTGGCTTTACTCCAACAACATCTCCTACATACAACCATCCACCTTCCACGGCTTTGATCGCCTGGAGGAGCTCGACCTCGGGGACAACCGGCACCTGAAGGCGGTTGCTTCAGACACTTTCCTGGGCCTGGGCAGGCTACACGCCCTGCACCTATACCACTGTGGCCTGATCAGCCTGCCTCCAGGGATCTTTGCGGGCCTCCATAATCTCCAGTATCTCTACCTACAG GACAACCAGTTGGAGTTCCTGGAGGATGACCTGTTCATCGACCTTCTGAACCTCAGTCATCTCTTCCTGCATGGTAATAAACTATGGAGCCTTCGCCAGAACACTTTCCGTGGTCTGGGGGTTTTAGACCGCCTTCTTCTCCACCAGAACCGCATCCAGTGGGTTGACCGCCAGGCTTTCCATGACCTGCGGCGCCTCACCACCCTGTACCTGTTTAATAACTCCCTGACTGAGCTATCTGGATCCAGCTTGACTCTGCTGCCGGCCCTGGAGTACCTTCGACTGAACGACAACCCCTGGGAATGCGATTGCAAGGCCCTGTCACTTTGGGATTGGCTGCGGAGGTTCAGAggctccacctcctccctcatATGTGTTTCACCACCAGAGCTGGCACAAAAGGACCTGAAATCGCTGAAGAAAGAGGAGCTGCCCAGTTGCTTGTCAGGCGAGGGTCATGCACGTGGCACCCCaggcagagagatggagcaTGGAGAGTCATTGAACCACCTGAATCGTCACAGAAATCATCACAACCACCATCAGCGGCCGTACTTGCCCCATGGGGACCAGTACAGCTTGCCTTCCCCCTCACCTCTGCCGCGGCCACCCAAGGGAGGCCGCAGAAACTGCACCCGCCGGGGCCGAAAGGCAAAAGGGGGGCTCAATGAGGTGCAGGTACTACGGGAGGGGGGTGAGAAAGACTATGCTCCAGATGGAAGTAAATATGACCTGTCTGGAACTGGGCGGAGGAAGAACAAGTGCATCCCAAGAACTTCTGTCGGCCCACCAATTGGGGTCCAGAGAGCCAATAATAAAGCAGGGTCACACTTTGCAgattatattttctgtttaccaccagctctgctgctgtcactcATCTCTGTCATCCTACGCTGA